In Drosophila bipectinata strain 14024-0381.07 chromosome 2R, DbipHiC1v2, whole genome shotgun sequence, one genomic interval encodes:
- the pwn gene encoding uncharacterized protein pwn, with the protein MRRKSQNLTHNKQSRRGRAGDGGGGGGENRSATFPSSAISNNRMPRVYRHLMVVTMSALPLALLLLFVQTTAGQQQSISQISPKSSSYGSSARLSIESTMADSINGLADSLTSPRDLGDNETRAERVERSASPILHERKAAGPNDVHVPEELEKDVSAGRYFHYNIKPTGTYDGHEEQPESTHQRIRAGKTLDGGSTPIKSSSSREDQSFLGRGDLRPLVSGSPIRPSPSSTVISAMGASATQTPPSPRQNGNPDIQDIITGIVKLLNGNVNVHANTQGVRRPSASRINNRGPPRISEAQNLPIDYEAQKPGTSMRPPPYPFDRPERPFITGVPIPEQIVPVRPGFVSNRPPWYRNKPRPPITTSVGGSRRPLPQYKPLPAPQVQPTLQTQDQLEKEKDAEKEQSQQEPQQTGEDSIPPTDTTYDSEFSNEDANAQYIEVSDQDTDASTGTGGEVEDELQPPPAPPSTTSNPPTPPTKKKHKPKPSGEKIKPDGGYTTIIETSSVVHTVMGMSSTYVPMSMDSSEGIGLDPSTEEVIFMTANRTPGLETSATSITSISTTSSAPPVIQPTSSKEITTSTTTTTTSTTTPPPRTTTTTTESAPPNNSNANTNATQPAPYHPRPGIVLDDPEFKPGGRPRPLNQRPPPQSQQNPLLPAVQPTRQHLPPGYGEIFDVTLSAIQGPGPKGSGSQQTINIKPYGSYGSGQGGGGGQGDIIVSASGDEGFVSIDGKRTYINLFGDPTDPPAAATTPATRLPQLPSGSGSAPGGSSGASGSPPSVPPNAVTQSSGGYVVPETEVVDLQGHSKPAGTGAAAGAGSGPPTTNAGPTRPHYRQRPTQPPVRIDTCIVGDDSTCDQAQHEHCKTDSGVSSCHCRPGYSRRKHREPCRRVITFHLGMRVDRIYEHRIVWDTKLMDRHSEPFGQLSYESIRALDSAMSMTPYSDEFMEAKVNNIYRGDPNLGGSGVFVNMTIKLDESVETLRPNLRSDVQKHLLGVLHRRNNNIGNSVLFVSSPEGAVSALQDLDECQSSELNDCHPGASCTNTWGSFRCSCEAGLRDPWADQPARAGRECQACADSVCNNHGTCSYSDDGGQVCTCDSSHYGAQCEIDGEVLGVAIGASVAAIIIIVLTLVCLIMWSRRWQREQKNAMGSPVFGYMNTAPLKSAGLPQAGYQVTLEDRMRWAQIADVMAQTNHYGAEPIGPTRPSSAMFAYPTLGAMGMGTLGGMSLQSTMQMHPSATMAPPVPLPRRLGLGSRSNGMRTLENSSSSEEEDRADLLGRNFQVPRPKSRSNGSIANQSGIYYDVDYEPSGNGIGNSSVDHLYGSQNQSVTHSGIPGPQGIPMSTYTSGRAPSNYYMK; encoded by the exons ATGCGACGAAAGTCACAGAACTTAACACACAATAAACAATCGAGAAGAGGCCGGGCCGGAGACGGAggcggtggaggaggagaAAATAGGAGTGCTACCTTCCCATCGTCAGCAATTTCCAACAATAGAATGCCAAGAGTCTATCGACACTTGATGGTCGTCACCATGTCGGCGCTGCCCCTGGCGCTTTTGCTGCTCTTCGTTCAAACAACAG CCGGTCAGCAACAAAGCATTTCGCAAATCTCGCCAAAGTCGAGTAGCTACGGCAGCTCAGCCCGTCTGAGCATCGAGAGCACCATGGCGGACTCCATAAACGGCCTGGCGGACAGCCTCACATCCCCTCGAGACCTTGGCGATAATGAAACCCGAGCAGAGCGCGTGGAGCGATCGGCATCACCCATTCTGCACGAACGCAAGGCCGCCGGACCCAACGATGTCCATGTTCCAGAGGAACTGGAGAAAGATGTGTCTGCCGGACGGTACTTCCACTACAACATCAAGCCTACGGGCACTTATGACGGCCACGAAGAGCAACCGGAAAGTACGCACCAGCGCATCCGGGCCGGCAAGACCCTGGACGGCGGCAGCACTCCAATcaagagcagcagcagtcgAGAGGATCAGTCTTTTTTAGGGCGGGGGGACCTGCGACCGCTAGTGTCGGGGTCCCCAATCCGGCCGAGTCCGAGCAGTACTGTCATATCGGCGATGGGGGCCAGTGCCACCCAGACGCCGCCTAGTCCCCGCCAGAACGGTAATCCAGATATCCAGGACATAATCACAGGAATCGTAAAGCTCTTGAATGGAAATGTCAATGTCCATGCCAACACGCAGGGTGTTCGTCGTCCTTCGGCCAGTAGGATTAACAACCGAGGTCCGCCAAGGATATCCGAGGCCCAGAATCTGCCCATTGATTACGAGGCCCAGAAGCCGGGAACATCAATGCGTCCACCCCCGTATCCTTTCGACCGCCCGGAGCGTCCTTTCATCACAGGTGTTCCCATTCCCGAGCAGATTGTGCCCGTGCGTCCCGGTTTCGTGAGCAATCGTCCTCCCTGGTATCGAAACAAGCCACGCCCTCCAATTACCACTAGCGTGGGCGGCAGCCGTCGGCCATTGCCCCAGTACAAGCCACTTCCAGCTCCTCAGGTACAGCCCACTCTGCAAACGCAGGATCAGCTGGAAAAGGAGAAGGATGCGGAGAAAGAACAAAGCCAGCAGGAGCCGCAGCAGACTGGTGAGGATAGTATTCCGCCGACAGACACCACCTACGACTCGGAGTTCTCCAACGAAGACGCCAATGCCCAGTACATAGAGGTGTCTGACCAGGATACGGACGCCAGCACCGGAACTGGTGGTGAGGTGGAAGACGAACTGCAGCCACCCCCAGCACCACCTTCAACGACTAGCAACCCGCCAACACCGCCCACCAAAAAGAAACACAAGCCGAAGCCGAGTGGAGAGAAGATCAAGCCCGACGGAGGCTACACCACCATCATAGAGACCAGTTCCGTGGTGCACACGGTAATGGGTATGTCCTCGACCTACGTGCCCATGTCCATGGACAGTTCCGAGGGCATCGGTCTGGATCCCTCCACCGAGGAGGTGATCTTCATGACGGCGAATCGCACACCCGGACTGGAGACCAGCGCCACATCGATAACGAGTATATCCACCACATCCTCAGCGCCACCAGTAATCCAACCTACGTCCTCCAAAGAAATTACCACCTCCACTACCACAACCACCACCTCAACCACCACCCCGCCACCTagaacaaccacaacaaccacTGAAAGTGCGCCTCCCAATAACTCCAATGCTAACACCAATGCCACTCAGCCCGCCCCCTACCACCCCCGTCCTGGGATAGTACTCGACGATCCCGAGTTCAAGCCCGGTGGTCGGCCACGCCCTCTTAACCAGCGACCGCCACCCCAGTCGCAACAGAACcctcttctgccagcagtgcAGCCCACCCGACAGCATCTGCCCCCGGGCTACGGGGAGATCTTCGACGTGACGCTGTCCGCCATCCAGGGACCAGGTCCGAAGGGCAGTGGTTCGCAGCAGACGATCAACATCAAGCCGTACGGATCCTACGGATCAGGACagggtggaggaggaggccaGGGCGACATCATCGTGTCGGCATCAGGTGACGAGGGCTTCGTCTCGATCGATGGCAAGCGCACTTACATCAATCTCTTTGGTGATCCCACAGATCCCCCAGCGGCAGCCACGACCCCAGCCACACGTCTGCCTCAACTGCCATCGGGTTCCGGATCAGCTCCGGGGGGCAGTTCAGGTGCCAGTGGTAGTCCGCCGTCTGTCCCCCCGAATGCTGTCACTCAGAGCAGTGGTGGTTATGTGGTACCGGAAACTGAGGTGGTGGACCTTCAAGGACACAGCAAGCCGGCGGGAACAGGAGCTGCAGCCGGAGCTGGATCAGGACCACCCACGACGAATGCAGGACCCACGAGACCCCACTACCGCCAGAGACCAACGCAGCCGCCGGTAAGGATCGACACCTGCATCGTGGGCGATGACTCCACTTGCGACCAGGCCCAGCATGAGCACTGCAAGACAGACAGTGGAGTGTCTAGCTGCCACTGCCGACCAG GCTACTCGCGTCGGAAGCACAGGGAGCCTTGCCGAAGGGTCATCACTTTCCACTTGGGCATGCGCGTAGATCGCATATACGAGCATCGGATCGTCTGGGACACCAAGCTTATGGATCGTCACAGTGAACCATTTGGCCAACTCAGCTATGAGTCCATTAGAGCG CTTGATTCTGCCATGTCGATGACTCCATACTCGGATGAGTTCATGGAAGCCAAGGTCAACAATATCTACCGCGGAGATCCCAACCTTGGTGGCAGTGGTGTCTTTGTTAACATGACTATTAAA TTGGACGAGAGTGTGGAGACTCTGAGACCCAATCTTCGAAGCGACGTCCAGAAGCATCTCTTGGGGGTGCTTCACCGCAGGAACAACAATATTGGAAACTCGGTACTGTTTGTCAGCTCACCAGAAGGTGCTGTGTCCGCTCTCCAGGATCTTGATGAGTGCCAGTCCTCGGAGCTGAATGATTGCCATCCCGGCGCCAGTTGCACGAACACGTGGGGCAGCTTCCGCTGCTCCTGCGAGGCAGGACTACGGGATCCCTGGGCGGACCAGCCGGCAAGGGCGGGACGCGAGTGCCAGGCCTGTGCTGACTCCGTTTGCAACAACCACGGCACCTGCAGTTACAGCGACGATGGCGGCCAGGTGTGCACTTGTGACTCCAGCCACTACGGTGCCCAGTGCGAGATCGACGGCGAGGTTCTGGGCGTGGCCATTGGTGCCTCCGTGGCAGCCATCATTATTATTGTTCTGACTCTGGTCTGTCTGATCATGTGGTCCAGGCGCTGGCAGCGGGAGCAGAAGAATGCCATGGGATCCCCTGTTTTCGGATATATGAACACGGCACCGTTGAAATCGGCTGGATTACCTCAAGCCGGCTATCAAGTGACGCTGGAGGACCGAATGCGATGGGCCCAAATAGCAGATGTCATGGCCCAAACTAATCACTACGGG GCGGAGCCCATCGGACCCACTCGACCCTCTTCGgcaatgtttgcttatcccACTCTGGGCGCCATGGGAATGGGCACCTTGGGCGGGATGTCCCTCCAGAGCACCATGCAGATGCATCCCAGTGCCACGATGGCGCCGCCCGTGCCATTGCCAAG AAGACTTGGCCTGGGTTCGCGATCGAATGGAATGCGTACGCTGGAGAACTCCAGCTCCAGTGAGGAAGAGGACCGTGCAGATCTCCTGGGGCGGAACTTCCAGGTGCCACGACCGAAAAGTCGCAGCAACGGCAGCATAGCG AACCAATCCGGCATCTACTACGATGTCGATTATGAGCCATCGGGCAACGGCATTGGCAACTCCAGCGTCGATCATCTGTACGGTTCGCAGAACCAATCAGTGACCCACTCGGGCATCCCAGGCCCTCAGGGCATCCCCATGAGCACGTACACCTCCGGCCGTGCCCCTAGCAATTACTACATGAAGTGA